The Synchiropus splendidus isolate RoL2022-P1 chromosome 1, RoL_Sspl_1.0, whole genome shotgun sequence genome includes a window with the following:
- the LOC128763671 gene encoding uncharacterized protein K02A2.6-like has translation MKKGGEKFSKIDLAQAYLQMEVEESSREFLTINTHKGLFQYNRLVFGVASAPAIWQRAMDQVLHDIPGTQCYLDDIIVTGKNDDDHLQNLSRVLTKLCEYGLRAKKSKCEFFKNEISYCGHVIDKNGLHKSKEKTEAILQAPKPENVSQLRSYLGLVNYYHKFLPNLATTLHPLNVLLQVGTKWEWSEECNRAFKETKRLITSDELLTHYDPTRPIRLACDASPYGIGCVLSHLMKDGSERPVAFASRSLSSAERNYAQIDREALSLVWGIKKFHHYLYGQRFTLVTDHQPLVSIFNPRKGIPVMSATRLQRWALFLGAHSYDIEFRGTKQHCNADGLSRLPLLTTEGEMAPHSDPAEVFHSVVVQQLPVTNSEIQRHTKNDPTLSKVYEITMRGWPAHGETLFPEFSARRDQLSICQGTLMCGSRVVVPPKLRTRVLETLHEGHLGTVKMKSLARSYVWWPGIDKQLEDITKGCSGCNKVQNAPPLAPLHPWEWPSTPWQRVHVDFAGPFMNSMFLIAVDSHSKWPEVVLMKSTTAEKTVSVLRSIFAKNGLPEQIKLYTFYHKPSTSNAVHGQNSQVPY, from the exons ATGAAGAAAG GAGGAGAGAAGTTTTCAAAGATCGATCTAGCCCAAGCCTACCTACAGATGGAAGTTGAAGAATCCAGCAGGGAATTCCTCACAATCAACACTCATAAAGGACTGTTTCAATATAACAGGCTCGTGTTCGGTGTTGCCTCTGCTCCAGCAATCTGGCAAAGAGCCATGGATCAGGTGCTCCATGATATTCCAGGAACACAGTGCTATCTTGACGACATCATAGTGACTGGCAAGAATGACGACGACCATCTACAAAATCTCAGCAGGGTGCTTACTAAACTATGTGAGTATGGTCTGCGTGCAAAGAAAAGTAAGTGTGAGTTTTTCAAGAATGAAATTTCATACTGTGGACACGTCATTGACAAAAATGGGTTGCACAAATCAAAAGAGAAAACTGAGGCTATACTTCAGGCACCAAAACCAGAAAATGTGTCTCAGCTGAGATCATATTTGGGTCTGGTCAACTACTATCATAAGTTTCTACCAAACTTGGCGACAACGCTCCACCCACTCAACGTGCTACTGCAAGTGGGAACAAAATGGGAGTGGTCTGAAGAGTGTAATAGAGCATTCAAAGAGACAAAAAGACTGATTACGTCAGATGAACTATTAACCCACTATGACCCAACACGACCCATTAGATTGGCCTGTGATGCTAGTCCTTATGGGATTGGTTGTGTTCTGTCACACCTGATGAAGGACGGATCTGAACGCCCCGTTGCTTTTGCCTCCAGATCACTGTCAAGTGCAGAACGCAATTATGCACAGATTGACCGTGAAGCCCTCAGTCTAGTGTGGGGTATTAAAAAGTTCCACCATTACCTTTATGGCCAAAGGTTCACTCTTGTAACTGACCATCAACCACTTGTTTCAATTTTTAATCCTCGAAAAGGGATTCCAGTGATGTCAGCCACCCGTTTACAACGGTGGGCACTCTTCCTTGGAGCTCACTCATATGACATTGAATTCAGAGGGACGAAGCAACATTGTAACGCTGACGGTTTGTCACGCCTGCCCCTGTTAACAACTGAAGGAGAAATGGCTCCTCATTCAGATCCAGCGGAGGTGTTTCACTCAGTAGTGGTACAACAGTTACCAGTGACAAATTCAGAAATACAGAGACACACCAAGAATGATCCCACACTGTCAAAAGTGTATGAAATAACCATGCGAGGATGGCCAGCACATGGTGAAACCCTATTCCCTGAGTTCTCTGCGAGACGAGACCAACTCTCAATCTGCCAAGGCACCCTAATGTGCGGTTCCCGGGTCGTGGTCCCTCCAAAACTCCGAACCAGAGTGTTAGAAACTCTCCACGAAGGACATCTTGGTACTGTCAAGATGAAGAGCCTCGCCCGGAGCTATGTCTGGTGGCCAGGTATAGATAAACAACTTGAAGACATCACCAAAGGATGTTCAGGTTGTAACAAAGTCCAAAATGCACCACCTCTGGCACCGCTTCACCCATGGGAATGGCCATCAACACCATGGCAACGAGTTCATGTCGACTTTGCAGGACCATTTATGAATTCCATGTTCCTGATTGCTGTTGACTCTCATTCCAAGTGGCCTGAGGTGGTACTGATGAAGTCGACCACAGCAGAAAAGACTGTAAGTGTCCTGAGGTCAATATTTGCTAAAAATGGTCTGCCTGAACAAATT AAACTCTATACATTCTACCACAAACCAAGCACCAGCAATGCTGTTCATGGGCAGAACTCTCAGGTCCCGTATTGA